One Theropithecus gelada isolate Dixy chromosome 3, Tgel_1.0, whole genome shotgun sequence genomic window carries:
- the DNAJC28 gene encoding dnaJ homolog subfamily C member 28, which produces MNTRYVMMAQILRSHLIKATVIPNRVKMLPYIGIIRNRMMSTHKSKKKIREYYRLLNVEEGCSADEVRESFHKLAKQYHPDGGSNTADSATFIRIEKAYRKVLSHVMEQANASQNKGEEEEEDVEKFKYKTPQHRHYLSFEGIGFGTPTQREKQYRQFRADRATEQVMEYQKQKLQSQYFPDSITVKNIKQSKQQKITQAIERLVEDLIQESMAKGDFDNLSGKGKPLKKFSDCSYIDPMTHNLNRILIDNGYQPEWILMQKEISDTIEQLREAILVSRKKLGNPMTPTEQKQWKHVCEQFQENIRKLNKRINDFNLIVPILTRQKVHFDAQKEIVRAQKIYETFIKTKEVTDGNPNNLDQGEGEKTPEIKKGFLNWMNLWKFIKIRSF; this is translated from the coding sequence ATGAATACAAGGTACGTGATGATGGCTCAGATCTTAAGATCTCACCTGATAAAGGCTACAGTGATTCCTAATCGAGTGAAAATGCTTCCATATATTGGTATCATTAGAAATAGAATGATGTCAACCCATAAATCCAAAAAGAAGATCAGAGAATATTATAGGCTGCTGAACGTGGAAGAAGGCTGCTCTGCAGATGAAGTCAGGGAATCTTTTCATAAGCTTGCCAAGCAATATCATCCTGACGGTGGCTCTAATACGGCTGATTCTGCAACATTTATAAGGATTGAAAAAGCTTATAGAAAGGTGCTCTCCCATGTGATGGAACAAGCAAATGCGAGTCAGAATAaaggtgaagaagaagaagaagatgtagaaaaattcaaatataaaacacCCCAACACCGGCATTATTTAAGTTTTGAAGGTATTGGTTTTGGGACTCCAACTCAACGAGAGAAGCAATATAGGCAATTTAGGGCAGACCGTGCTACTGAACAAGTGATGGAATATCAAAAGCAGAAACTACAAAGCCAGTATTTTCCTGATAGTAtaactgttaaaaatataaaacagagcaAACAGCAAAAGATAACTCAGGCTATAGAGCGTTTAGTGGAGGACCTCATTCAAGAATCCATGGCAAAAGGAGACTTTGACAATCTCAGTGGGAAAGGAAAACCTCTGAAAAAGTTTTCTGACTGTTCTTACATCGATCCCATGACTCACAACCTGAACCGAATACTGATCGATAACGGATACCAACCAGAATGGATCCTTATGCAAAAGGAAATCAGCGATACTATTGAGCAACTCAGAGAGGCAATTTTAGTGTCTAGGAAAAAACTTGGGAATCCAATGACACCAACTGAACAGAAACAGTGGAAACATGTTTGTGAGCAGTTTcaagaaaacatcagaaaattaaacaagcgaattaatgattttaatttaattgttcCCATCCTGACCAGGCAAAAAGTCCATTTTGATGCTCAGAAAGAAATCGTCAGAGCCCAGAAAATATATGAGacctttataaaaacaaaagaagtcacAGATGGAAACCCAAATAACCTTGatcaaggagaaggagagaaaacacCTGAAATCAAGAAAGGTTTTTTAAACTGGATGAATCTGtggaaatttattaaaatacGATCATTTTGA